The following are from one region of the Prionailurus bengalensis isolate Pbe53 chromosome A2, Fcat_Pben_1.1_paternal_pri, whole genome shotgun sequence genome:
- the LOC122487680 gene encoding translation initiation factor IF-2-like, whose amino-acid sequence MVSPISAARPVPHHWGRAARRAGGDKPSAEALRFEPRSGSRECSRRRLSPGLSAAEGEGFLYEGRQLRAPAGLRGGPEPLRGACLGAGGWHIWRQPVCSTWCPRPAWTPTGPPSPGGAGSGESCPAGSTKAGPSAAPGGRVRSRLTARSLRRRRPLPARGPHSRSEETLAAEAGAPGLSGSAPGIAAPAPLLRPSPSHDFLEKAERPRGVLSRRKNL is encoded by the coding sequence ATGGTCTCGCCCATCTCCGCCGCGCGCCCGGTGCCCCACCACTGGGGCCGCGCGGCACGGCGTGCGGGCGGGGACAAACCTTCTGCCGAGGCGCTTCGCTTTGAGCCACGCTCTGGGAGCCGGGAGTGCTCGCGCCGCCGCCTCTCCCCGGGACTTAGCGCGGCGGAAGGCGAGGGCTTTCTTTACGAAGGCCGCCAGCTGCGAGCACCGGCGGGGCTTCGGGGCGGGCCGGAGCCTCTCCGAGGGGCCTGCCTCGGAGCGGGTGGCTGGCACATCTGGCGGCAGCCGGTGTGCTCCACGTGGTGCCCCCGCCCCGCCTGGACGCCGACCGGGCCGCCCAGCCCCGGCGGCGCGGGCTCCGGTGAAAGTTGCCCGGCGGGGAGCACTAAAGCCGGGCCCTCCGCTGCTCCAGGCGGCCGAGTCCGCTCACGTCTGACCGCGCGGTCTCTTCGCCGCCGCCGTCCGCTCCCAGCCCGCGGCCCGCACAGCCGGTCCGAGGAGACGCTCGCGGCAGAGGCCGGAGCCCCCGGGCTCTCTGGAAGCGCTCCCGGGATCGCCGCTCCGGCTCCTCTTCTGCGGCCGAGCCCGTCTCACGATTTTCTAGAGAAAGCCGAACGGCCGCGCGGGGTACTTTCCCGCAGGAAAAACCTGTAG